One Malus domestica chromosome 11, GDT2T_hap1 genomic region harbors:
- the LOC103448775 gene encoding uncharacterized protein, with product MGGEEIAGPPAPKVLRLLYFVGAGFICTVGINKWREMQRKSMALQQHQQQQQLPENASNALE from the exons ATGGGTGGAGAAGAAATAGCGGGCCCACCAGCTCCGAAGGTCCTCCGTCTCCTCTATTTCGTCGGCGCCGGCT TTATTTGCACGGTTGGAATCAACAAGTGGCGCGAGATGCAGCGCAAGTCCATGGCTTTACAGCAacaccagcagcagcagcagctccCCGAAAATGCCTCAAATGCCCTTGAGTGA
- the LOC103448774 gene encoding protein DOG1-like 4 encodes MSSFTSFYETWFEQLHHLVHQLSTCPRPPTTPDHHHQLLHVVQKVMAHYAEYYRVKSLAAERDALSVFVAPWATTLERSLHWIGGWRPTTAFHLVYSESSIHFEAHIVDILRGYRTGDLGDLTPSQFRRVSDLQCETVKEENAISDELSEWQDGACELMGEYTNLETNMGLLVSVLKKADELRLKTLRKVVELLTPQQAVEFLIAAAELQFGVRGWGLNQDRRRRNV; translated from the exons atgaGCAGCTTCACCAGCTTCTACGAGACGTGGTTTGAGCAGCTTCACCACCTCGTCCACCAGCTCTCCACTTGTCCCAGACCCCCCACAACTCctgaccaccaccaccaactcCTCCACGTCGTCCAGAAAGTCATGGCCCACTACGCCGAGTACTACCGTGTCAAGTCCCTTGCCGCGGAGCGCGACGCCCTCTCCGTCTTTGTTGCCCCCTGGGCCACCACCCTCGAGCGCTCCCTCCACTGGATCGGCGGCTGGCGCCCCACCACTGCCTTCCACCTTGTGTACTCCGAGTCCTCCATCCACTTTGAGGCTCACATCGTTGACATCCTCCGGGGCTACCGCACCGGTGACCTTGGGGACCTCACCCCCTCCCAGTTCCGCCGCGTCAGTGACCTCCAGTGCGAAACT GTGAAAGAGGAGAATGCGATATCCGATGAGTTATCGGAGTGGCAAGACGGGGCGTGTGAGCTGATGGGCGAATACACTAATCTGGAGACGAACATGGGATTGCTGGTGAGTGTGTTGAAGAAGGCTGACGAACTGCGGCTGAAGACTCTGAGAAAAGTGGTGGAACTGCTGACTCCACAGCAGGCTGTGGAGTTCTTGATTGCAGCTGCCGAGTTGCAGTTTGGTGTCCGCGGCTGGGGGTTGAATCAGGACCGTCGGCGTAGGAATGTGTGA
- the LOC103448776 gene encoding uncharacterized protein, whose amino-acid sequence MAEKKGGSKLNVAIIHPDLGIGGAERLIVDAAVELASHGHKVHVFTSHHDKNRCFEETVSGIFPVTVYGSFLPRHIFYRLHALCAYIRCLFVALCMLVMWPSFDVILADQVSVVIPLLKLKKATKVLFYCHFPDLLLAQHTTLLRRIYRKPIDFIEEMTTGMAHKILVNSKFTASMFAKTFKHLAARGIQPAVLYPAVNVNQFNEPANSYRLNFLSINRFERKKNIDLAISAFALLRTLEGDVLQGPDLAEASLTIAGGFDNRLRENVEYLEELRSLAEREGVSSQVNFITSCSTAERNALLSQCLCVLYTPKDEHFGIVPLEAMAAHKPVIACNSGGPVETVKNGETGFLCDCNPREFSLAMAKLIKDPQMAQRMGIEARRHVTESFSTKIFGQHLNQYIADVARTKRD is encoded by the exons ATGGCGGAGAAGAAAGGAGGCTCCAAGTTGAACGTTGCAATCATCCATCCCGATCTGGGCATCG GTGGAGCTGAAAGACTGATCGTCGACGCGGCTGTCGAACTTGCATCACATGGCCACAAAGttcacgttttcacttcccacCACGATAAAAATCGATGCTTTGAGGAGACCGTTTCTG GTATCTTTCCTGTTACTGTATATGGATCTTTCCTGCCCCGACATATATTCTATCGACTCCATGCTTTGTGTGCATATATACGGTGCCTTTTTGTTGCTCTCTGCATGCTGGTCATGTGGCCATCGTTTGATGTAATACTAGCAGATCAGGTTTCTGTTGTCATCCCACTACTGAAGCTTAAGAAGGCAACAAAG GTTTTGTTTTACTGTCATTTTCCAGATTTATTGTTGGCTCAACACACAACTCTTTTGAGGAGGATATATAGAAAACCCATAGACTTCATTGAAGAAATGACAACTG GGATGGCACATAAGATTCTTGTTAACAGCAAATTTACAGCATCTATGTTTGCAAAGACATTTAAGCATCTTGCCGCACGAGGGATTCAGCCAGCTGTTCTTTATCCAGCTGTCAATGTGAATCAGTTTAATGAACCCGCCAATTCTTACAG GCTAAATTTTCTGTCTATCAATCGTTTTGAGAGGAAAAAGAATATAGACTTGGCAATTTCAGCTTTTGCTTTGCTCCGTACCCTTGAAGGGGATGTCCTTCAAGGTCCTGATCTGGCTGAAGCTTCCTTGACAATTGCAG GTGGCTTTGATAATCGTCTGAGAGAAAATGTTGAGTACTTAGAGGAGCTCAGAAGCCTAGCAGAAAGGGAAGGAGTGTCCAGTCAAGTTAACTTCATCACCTCTTGCTCGACAGCAGAAAGAAATGCACTTCTCTCCCAATGCCTATGCGTCCTTTATACGCCAAAG GATGAACACTTTGGCATTGTACCTCTGGAGGCAATGGCTGCTCATAAACCTGTTATTGCGTGCAACAGTGGGGGCCCTGTAGAGACAGTTAAGAATGGTGAAACGGGATTTCTGTGCGACTGTAACCCAAGAGAGTTCTCCTTGGCTATGGCTAAACTCATAAAAGACCCGCAGATGGCTCAGAGAATGGGTATAGAAGCACGACGGCACGTCACAGAGTCATTCTCTACGAAAATATTTGGTCAGCACTTGAATCAATACATTGCTGATGTTGCTCGGACGAAAAGGGACTGA
- the LOC103448777 gene encoding anaphase-promoting complex subunit 6 encodes MREEEIEKLRGVVRDCVTKHLYSSAIFFADKVAAFTNDPADIYMQAQALFLGRHYRRAYHLLNASQIVLRDLRFRYLAAKCLEELKEWDQCILMLGDAKVDEQGNLYDTKDSNIMYLDKDGEDHEINISSAICFLRGKAYEALENRVQARQWYKAAIKADPLCYEALECLIENHMLTCEEEASLLSSLQFGPEDGWLSSFYSCLIKKYDKENVVEAKFRELEEESCSSNTEQSFICTLKTNTDLLACKAEYYHQCGEYQKCFELTSVLLEKDPFHLKSTLVHLAAAMELGHSNELYLMACNLVKDYPQKALSWFAVGCYYYCIKKYVESHRYFSKATSLDGTFPPAWIGYGNAYAAKEEGDQAMSAYRTAARLFPGCHLPTLYIGMEYMRTHSFKLAEQFLMQAKTTCPSDPLVYNELGVVAYHLKEYTKAVWWFEKTLAQIPSPLGEMWEPTVVNLAHAYRKLKMYDEAIKYYEKALALSTRSVSTYAGLAYAYHLQDNLNAAISFYHKALWLKPDDQFCTEMLSLALVDDSRRGVDSRTEFLGLITFDERV; translated from the exons ATgagagaagaagagattgaaaaGCTTCGTGGGGTAGTTCGGGACTGCGTGACGAAGCACCTCTACTCCTCCGCCATCTTCTTCGCTGACAAAGTCGCTGCCTTTACCAATGACCCTGCCGATATCTACATGCAAGCTCAGGCTCTATTTCTCGGCCGCCATTACCGACGCGCTTACCACCTCCTCAATGCCTCCCAGATCGTCCTCCGCGACCTCCGATTTCGTTACCTCGCTGCCAAGTGCCTG GAGGAGCTGAAGGAGTGGGATCAATGCATATTAATGCTTGGCGATGCGAAAGTTGATGAACAGGGGAATCTGTATGACACAAAGGATTCCAATATCATGTACTTGGATAAAGATGGCGAAGATCATGAGATCAAT ATATCTTCTGCAATATGCTTTTTACGAGGTAAGGCATATGAAGCATTGGAAAACCGTGTCCAGGCCCGGCAGTG gtACAAAGCTGCTATCAAAGCTGATCCCTTATGTTATGAG GCTTTGGAATGTCTTATTGAGAATCACATGCTTACATGCGAGGAAG AGGCGAGCCTACTTTCATCATTACAATTTGGTCCTGAAGATGGATGGCTCTCGTCATTCTACTCATGTTTAATTAAAAAG TATGACAAAGAAAATGTTGTAGAAGCAAAATTCAGAGAACTTGAGGAAGAAAGTTGTAGTAGTAACACTGAGCAATCCTTCATTTGTACTCTGAAAACCAACACCGACCTTCTAGCCTGCAAAGCTGAATACTATCATCAGTGCGGTGAATATCAAAAATGCTTTGAGCTAACTTCCGT ACTACTCGAaaaagatcctttccatctgAAAAGTACGTTGGTGCATCTAGCAGCTGCTATGGAGCTTGGGCATTCGAATGAGCTCTATCTTATGGCATGCAATCTAGTGAAGGACTATCCTCAAAA GGCTTTATCATGGTTTGCTGTTGGTTGTTACTATTATTGTATCAAAAAGTATGTTGAGTCGCACCGTTATTTCAG CAAGGCTACCAGTCTAGATGGGACCTTTCCACCTGCTTGGATTGGATATGGGAACGCATATGCTGCTAAAGAAGAGGGTGATCAGGCCATGTCGGCTTACCGCACTGCTGCTCGTTTGTTTCCAGG GTGTCATTTACCAACTTTATACATTGGGATGGAGTACATGCGAACCCATAGTTTTAAGCTTGCCGAGCAG TTTCTTATGCAGGCGAAGACTACTTGCCCATCAGATCCACTAGTATACAATGAACTTGGTGTTGTTGCTTATCATTTGAAGGA GTATACTAAAGCTGTGTGGTGGTTTGAGAAAACTTTGGCTCAAATTCCTTCCCCTTTGGGTGAAATGTGGGAACCAACTGTGGTTAATCTTGCTCATGCGTACAGAAAACTGAA GATGTATGATGAAGCTATTAAATACTATGAGAAAGCGCTTGCATTGTCGACAAGAAGCGTGAGTACTTATGCAGGTCTTGCATATGCTTACCATTTGCAG GATAATCTTAATGCAGCAATTTCATTCTATCATAAG GCTCTATGGCTAAAACCAGACGATCAGTTCTGCACCGAAATGTTAAGCTTGGCTTTAGTAGATGATAGCCGTCGTGGTGTGGACTCCAGAACTGAATTTCTAGGCTTAATTACGTTTGATGAACGCGTTTAG
- the LOC103448778 gene encoding ras-related protein RABA1b-like — protein MAGYRADDDYDYLFKLVLIGDSGVGKSNLLSRFTKNEFNLESKSTIGVEFATRTLTVDGKVIKAQIWDTAGQERYRAITSAYYRGAVGALLVYDVTRHATFENVDRWLKELRNHTDSNIVVMLVGNKSDLRHLVAVSTEDGKSYAEKESLYFMETSALESKNVENSFAEVLTQIYHTVSKKAVEGGENGTSSVPAQGEKINMKDDVSALKRVGCCSS, from the exons ATGGCTGGATACAGAGCCGACGATGACTATGACTACCTCTTCAAGTTGGTCTTGATTGGGGACTCCGGCGTGGGGAAGTCGAATCTGCTCTCTAGGTTCACCAAGAACGAGTTCAACCTCGAGTCCAAATCCACCATTGGCGTTGAGTTTGCCACCAGGACCTTGACCGTTGACGGAAAAGTCATCAAGGCTCAGATTTGGGATACTGCTGGCCAAGAAAG GTACCGCGCCATCACTAGTGCTTACTATCGCGGGGCTGTGGGTGCACTCCTTGTGTACGATGTCACTCGCCATGCGACATTTGAGAATGTCGACAGATGGCTGAAGGAATTGAGGAACCACACCGATTCCAACATTGTTGTGATGCTCGTTGGGAACAAATCAGATCTCCGCCACCTTGTAGCTGTCTCAACTGAAGACGGGAAGTCCTATGCTGAGAAGGAGTCACTCTACTTCATGGAAACATCTGCACTGGAATCAAAGAATGTAGAAAACTCCTTTGCTGAAGTTCTGACTCAAATATACCATACTGTGAGCAAGAAGGCGGTTGAAGGGGGAGAAAATGGAACTTCATCTGTCCCAGCACAAGGAGAGAAAATAAACATGAAAGATGATGTGTCCGCGTTGAAGAGAGTTGGGTGCTGCTCAAGCTAG
- the LOC139189546 gene encoding uncharacterized protein, with protein sequence MIFIRRHLDEALKSEYLTVEDPLALWNALRSRYNHQTTVILPKARYDWTHLRIQDFKSVAEYNSALFRITSQMKLCGDTITEEMLLEKTFSTFHASNMVLQQQYRARGFTEYNQLISVLLVAEQNNELLMKNHNSRPTGSAPFPEVNVASLERNTISSRGNNYKRGRGHKQGRWKGKSKNHGVQFHNQVPRYNPGPSFKNTNRQKGKAHVNTPRNHEGGCHRCGGNGHWARTCRTPKHLVELYQASFKEKGVEINFLDQAKPMETPDPVTNLSGQLNTTHLDATDFINERGNEVYGSD encoded by the coding sequence atgatttttattcgtcgccatcttgatgaggcactaaagagcgagtacttaacggttgaagatccgttagccCTTTGGAATGCCTTGAGaagcagatacaatcaccagacaacggtgattcttccaaaagctcgctatgactggactcacctaaggatccaggatttcaaatcagtggctgagtacaattcggcgttgttcagaattacctctcagatgaaaCTCTGTGGGGATACTATCACTGAGGAGATGTtattggaaaagactttcagcacattccaCGCCTCTAACATGGTACTGCAACAACAGTATAGAGCGCgaggcttcactgaatacaaccagctgatatctgtgctcTTGGTGgctgaacagaacaatgagcttctcatgaaaaaccataattcccgacctactggatcagcaccgttcccagaagtgaatgttgCGTCCCTTGAAAGAAATACCATATCCTCCCgtggcaataattacaaacgaggaCGTGGTCACAAGCAAGGTCGGTGGAAAGGAAAaagcaagaaccatggtgtccagtttcacaaccaggttccaaggtATAATCCAGGCCCGAGCTTTAAAAATACCAATCGCCAGAAAGGAAAAGCTCATGTGAACACTCCTAGAAATCATGAAGGAggttgccataggtgtggtggcaacggacattgggcgcgtacttgtcgcaccccaaagcatctggtggaactatatcaagcctccttcaaggagaagggtgtcgagatcaatttccttgaccaggctaaaccaatggaAACCCCTGATCCAGTGACCAATTTATCAGGACAGTTAAACACAACCCACCTGGATGCTACAGACTTTATTaatgaaagagggaatgaagtttatgggtccgattga